From Amycolatopsis sp. WQ 127309:
AGGAACGCCGCCACCACACCGATCACCACGGCCTGGAGGAGAACCACCACCAGCGCGGCGATGAGCCGCCCCGCGACCAGCAGCCAGCGCGGCAACGCCGTCGCCGACAGCCGCTTCAGGACGCCGTAGCGGCGGTCGAAGCCCAGCGCGATCGCCTGGCCGGTGAACGCCGACGACATCACCGCCAGCGCCAGGATCCGCGGGGTGATCCAGTCCACTTTGGACGTCGAGCCGAGCTGGGACGCGGGCAGGATGTCCAGCAGCGACAGGCCGATCAGCAGGGCCAGCGGGATGAGCAGGGTCAGCAGCACCTGCTCGCCGTGGCGCAGGGTCAGGCTCGCCTCGACGCGCGCGTGCGTCCGCAGCATCCGCGTCAACGACCCGCGCCCGGGGGCGGGGGTGAAGGTGCCGGCCTCGAAGTTCACGCCCGCAGCTCCCGTCCGGTCAGCTCCAGGAAGACCTCTTCGAGCGTCCGCCGGCCGACCTGCAGCTCCTCCGGCAGCACGCCCTGCTGGGCGCACCAGGCGGTGACCGTGGACACGACCTGCGGGTCGACCGAGCCGACCACGACGTAGGTGCCCGGCGCCGACTCGCGCACGTCGTAGCCCTCCGGCAGCGCGGCCGTCAGCAGCTTGGTGTCGAGCCGGGTGCGGGCCTTGAACCGCAGGCCCGCGGTGCCGCTCTCGTCGATCGTCAGGGTGTGCGGCGCGCCGGACACGACGACCTTGCCGTGGTCCATGATCACCACGGTGTCGGCCAGCGCTTCGGCCTCTTCCATCAGGTGGGTCGTCAGCAGGACCGAGACGCCGTCGGCGCGCAGTGCGGCCAGCAGGTCCCAGACCAGGCGCCGGGCCTGCGGGTCCATGCCCGCGGTCGGCTCGTCGAGGAACAGCAGCTCGGGCCGCCCGACCAGCGCGCAGGCCAGCGAAAGGCGCTGCTGCTGGCCGCCGGAGAGGCGCTTGAACGGCGTCCGGCGCACCGAAGCCAGGCCGAGGATGTCCAGCAGCCAGGCGGGGTCCAACGGCGACGCGGCGCACGAGGCCACCAGCTTGAGCATCTCGTCGGCGCGCACGCCGGGGTAGGCGCCGCCGCCCTGGGGCATGATCCCGAGCCGGGGGCGCAGGGCGGCGGACTCGCGGTGCGGGTCGAGGCCGAGCACACGCACCGAGCCGGCGTCAGGCTTCAGGAAGCCTTCGCAGATTTCGACGGTGGTGGTCTTGCCGGCCCCGTTCGGGCCGAGCAGGGCGAGCAGGCCGCCGCGCTCCATGTGCAGGTCGAGACCGTCGACCGCGCAGGTGGAGCCGTAGCTTTTCACCAGCCCGGTGATCTCGACGGCGGGGGCACTCACATCGCGTCACGATACGGCGTCGGCCTGCGCGGGCAGCCGCGGGGACGGCCTGGAGAGCAGGACGGGCGCGAGACGCCGCACGACGAGCATGCCCGCGCCGCACACGACGATCGCCGCGACGTAGGCGAACGGCAGCACGTACGGGCGGCCGTCGAAGGTGCTGCCGGTGGGCGGGAGCAGGAACGGCAGGGCGGCGGACAGCACCGTCGCGGCCACCCGGAACCGGGACGTCCCGGCGGCCGCGGCGAGCGGGATCACCGCCCACAGCACGTACCAGGGCTGCAGGTTGATCTGCAGGATCATCACCGCGCCCAGCGAGACGCCGAGGCCGATGATCGGCCGGTAGCGCCACTTGAAGCTGTCCCAGAGGAACTTGAAGGTGATGGCGACGGCGACGAGGTAGCCGAGCGCGCCGAGGATCGGCACCAGCGCGTTGGTGTGGTTGCCCAGCCCGAGCGCGATGCCGAGCACCCCGGACAGGTTCGCCAGCTCCGCGGTGGGGGAGATCCAGGCGCGGACGAGGCCCGGTGTGTTGAACGTCGCGCCGACCCAGCCGAAGCCGAGCCCGGAGCCGAAGCAGACGACGGCCAGCACGACGCCGAACCACGCGGCCATCGGCGCCCCGGCGAGGAACAGGTCCTTCAGCCTGCCGTGCCAGCGGCGCGCGACCATCACGGCGAAGAACGGCAGGGCGAACACCGCGGGCACCTTCACCGCCACGCCGAGCGTGATGATCGCGACGCCGAGCCCTATGTACAGCAGCTCGCCCGGCGCCAGCGGTGGTGGCGTGTCGCCCTTGACCCGGATCGGCAGCCGCCGGATGCCCACCTCCAGCCCGGCGAGCATCAGGCCGATGGCCAGCGCGTCGTTGTGGGCGCCGGCGACGAAGTGGAAGATCAGCAGCGGGTTGAGCGCGCCCAGCCACAACGCGGTCGCGGGCTGGACGCCGAAGCGGCGGGCCAGCCGCGGCAGCGCCCAGACGATGAGGACCACCCCGGCCAGTGCGAGCACGCGCTGCAGGAGCACGCCCAGCGCGATGCTCTGGCCGGAGATCGGCGCGAGCCAGCCGCCGAGGCGCAGCACCAGCGGGCCGTACGGCGCCGGCGTCTCGCGCCACATGTTCGACACGCCCGCGGTGAACGGGTCGGCGACGCCGAGGGCCTGCGCCGGGCCGAGGGTGTACGGGTCCATCCCGCGGTGCACGATCTCGCTCTGCGCGAGGTAGCTGTAGACGTCGCGGGAGAACAGCGGCGGGATCACCAGCAGCGGCAGCACCCACAGCGCGATCGTGCGGGCGAGCTGGCCCTGCGACGCGAGCCGCGCGCGGTCCGGGCGGGCGAACTTCCCGAGCATCAGCCAGCTGAGCACCAGGATGCCCATGCCGGAGATGGCGATGGCCAGCGACACGGTGGGGATGCGGGTGAACAGCCGCAGCACCGGGATCTCCTGCACCGGGTTGATCACCGGCGCGGCGCCGGCGCCGAGGGAGCCCAGCGCGAGGAAGAGGGACCCGACCGTGCCGAACCGCCGGACGACGTTCAGCGCGCGCCGCTCGTCACCCTCCAGGGGGAGCGGCACCCGGGGCTCGACGGGCGACAGCGTCACCGGATGCGCACTCCCGGTGACGATGTCCGCCACTTGCCGGTCCTGCCGTGCAGGATGTTCACCCAGTTCGCCCACAGCCACGGGAGCCAGGGTATCGCCGCCGGTGCGGCGTGAGTCGGGTCACTGCCGAAGACCCCGCCTTTGCCGTCCGCCGGGAAATAAGACACACTTGTGTTGTGAAAAAGACGGCGGCAGCGGACCAGGTGGGTGGCGACACGCCCCGCACCGCGGTCAACGCCGTCCCGTCGCAGGTCAGCGCCGAGGGCAAGACCCGCAGTGAGGTCGCCCGGCTGCTCCTGGAACAGGGTCCCATGACCGCCGTGGTCGTCGCCGAGCAGCTCGGGATCAGCCCGGCGGCCGTCCGCAGGCACCTGGACGCGCTTCTCGCGGATGGCGAAGCCGAGACCCGGGACGCGCCGCGGCGCGGACCCCGTGGCCGGGGTCGTCCGGCCAAGCTCTTCCTGCTGACCGAGGCCGGTCGCGCCCGGTTCGGGCACGCCTACGACGACCTGGCCGTCTCCGCCATCCGCTTCCTCGCCGAGCACGCGGGCGAAGACGCCGTACGCGCCTTCGCCGAGCGTCGCGTGGCGTCGCTGGTCGAACCGCACCGCCTGGCGATCACCGGATCGAGTGATCCGGCGGCGCGCGCGGAGGCCTTGGCGACCGCGCTGACCAGGGAGGGCTACGCTGCGTCGACCCGTCAAGTAGGCGCCCCGGCAGCCGGTCAGAACGTCGGTGCCCAGCTCTGCCAGCACCACTGCCCGGTCGCCCACGTGGCCGCGGAGTTCCCGCAGCTGTGCGAGGCCGAAACCGAGGCGTTCGCGAAGCTGCTGGGCACCCACGTCCAGCGGCTGGCGACCATCGCACGCGGTGATTCCGCGTGCACCACCCACGTACCCGCTTCGGCGGGTCAACCGGCCCATCCCGAGCCGGTCAGCACAAAGCCTTCGAGGGCGGCGGAGCCGCTGCCCTCCGGGCGCACAGCACGGATCCCGAATGGAGGGAAACCCGCATGACTGCCGCTGCCGAGCAGCGCACTCCCACCACCGCGCCCTTGAGCCAGGAAGAGACCATCGAGTCCCTGGGCAAGTACGCGTTCGGCTGGGCCGACTCCGACGTAGCGGGCGCCAGCGCCCGTCGCGGGCTGAACGAGGATGTCGTCACCGACATCTCCGGGAAGAAGTCCGAACCGGAGTGGATGCGCGAAGCACGACTCAAGGCGCTCAAGCTCTTCGAGAAGAAGCCGATGCCCAACTGGGGCGCGGACCTCTCCGGGATCGACTTCGAGAACATCAAGTACTTCGTGCGCTCCAGCGAGAAGCAGGCCACGAGCTGGGAAGAGCTGCCCGAGGACATCAAGAACACGTACGACAGGCTGGGCATCCCCGAGGCGGAGAAGCAGCGCCTCGTGGCCGGTGTCGCGGCCCAGTACGAGTCCGAGGTCGTCTACCACTCGATCCGCGAGGACCTCGAGAAGCAGGGCGTCCTGTTCCTGGACACGGACACCGCGCTCAAGACGCACCCGGAGCTGTTCGAGGAGTACTTCGGCTCGGTCATCCCGGCCGGCGACAACAAGTTCTCCGCGCTGAACACGGCGGTGTGGTCCGGCGGTTCGTTCATCTACGTGCCCAAGGGCGTCAAGGTGGACATCCCGCTGCAGGCCTACTTCCGGATCAACACCGAGAACATGGGCCAGTTCGAGCGCACCCTGATCATCGTCGACGAAGACGCCTACGTGCACTACGTCGAGGGCTGCACGGCGCCGATCTACCAGTCCGACTCGCTGCACTCGGCGGTCGTGGAGATCATCGTCAAGAAGGGCGCCCGCTGCCGCTACACGACCATCCAGAACTGGTCGAACAACGTCTACAACCTGGTCACCAAGCGCGCCAAGTGCGAAGAGGGCGCGACCATGGAATGGATCGACGGCAACATCGGTTCCAAGGTGACCATGAAGTACCCGTCGGTCTTCCTCATGGGCGAGCACGCCAAGGGTGAGGTCCTCTCGGTCGCGTTCGCGGGCGAGGGCCAGCACCAGGACGCGGGCGCCAAGATGGAGCACCTCGCGCCGTACACCTCCTCGACGATCGTGTCGAAGTCGGTGGCGCGCGGCGGCGGCCGCACCTCGTACCGCGGCCTGGTCCGCGTGGCGAAGCGGGCGCACCACTCGCGCTCCAGCGTCGTGTGCGACGCCCTGCTGGTCGACACGATCTCGCGCTCGGACACCTACCCGTACGTGGACATCCGCAACGACGAGGTGTCCATGGGCCACGAGGCCACGGTGTCCAAGGTCAGCGAAGAGCAGCTGTTCTACCTGATGTCGCGCGGCCTCGACGAGGCCGAGGCGATGGCGATGATCGTGCGCGGGTTCGTCGAGCCCATCGCGCGTGAGCTGCCGATGGAGTACGCGCTCGAGCTGAACCGCCTGATCGAGCTCCAGATGGAAGGGTCCGTCGGCTAGTCATGTCGGTTACCGAGAACAACGTTTCCGAGGCGATCCGCGAGGGGGCGGTCATTCCGGCCGCCTCCCGCGCGGAGCGCTTCACCTCCTACGACGTCGAGGCCTTCGAGGTCCCGGGCGGCCGTGAGGAGAACTGGCGCTTCACGCCGATGAAGCGGCTGCGCGGCCTGCACGACGGCAGCGCGCCCGCCACCGGCGAGATCACCCTCGACCTCGACGCCGCCCCCGAGCTGACCATCGAGACCGTCGGCCGCGACGACGCGCGCCTCGGCCAGGCCGGCGTGCCGAGCGACCGCATCGCCGCGCAGGCCTACTCCTCGTTCACCAAGGCCACCGTCGTGACGGTGCCCAAGGAGACGAAGGCGTCCAAGCCGTCCGTGCTGCGCATCCACGGCCCGGGCGAGGGCAAGGTCGCCTACGGGCACCTGCAGGTCCGCGCCGAAGCGTTCGCCGAAGCCGTCGTCGTGCTCGACCACGTCGGCTCCGGCACCTACGCCGACAACGTCGAGTTCGTCATCGGCGACGGCGCCAAGGTCACCGTGGTCAGCGTCCAGGACTGGGCCGACGACGCGGTGCACGTCTCCGAGCAGCACCTGAAGCTGGGCCGCGACGCCGCGCTGCGGCACACCGTGATCACCCTGGGCGGTGACCTGGTCCGCGTCTCGCCGACGGCGACCTTCGCCGACAAGGGCGGCGACGTCGACATGCTCGGCGTCTACTTCGCCGACGGCGGCCAGCACCAGGAGCACCGCCTCTTCGTCGACCACGCGGTGCCCAACTGCAAGTCGCGCGTGGGCTACAAGGGCGCGCTGCAGGGCGAGGGCGCGCACACGGTGTGGATCGGCGACGTGCTGATCCGGGCCGCGGCCGAGGCCACCGACACCTACGAGTTCAACCGCAACCTGGTGCTCACGCCGGGGGCGCGCGCGGACTCCGTGCCGAACCTGGAGATCGAGACCGGCGAGATCGAAGGCGCCGGCCACGCGAGCGCGACGGGAAGGTTCGACGACGAGCAGTTGTTCTACCTGCAGTCGCGCGGGATCGCCGAAGAAGCCGCCCGCCGGCTGGTCGTGCGCGGGTTCTTCCACGAGATCCTGGTGAAGATCGACGTCCCCGAGGTGCGCGAGCGCCTCGAAGCCGCGATCGAGGCCGAGCTCGAAGCCGTTGGCGCCTGACGCCGTCCACCGCAGACTTTAGGAAACGAAGAATGGCTACCCTGGAAATCAAGGACCTGCACGCCTCGGTCAACACCGACGAAGGCGCCAAGGAGATCCTCAAGGGCGTGAACCTGACGATCAAGTCGGGCGAGACCCACGCGATCATGGGCCCCAACGGCTCCGGCAAGTCCACCCTGTCCTACGCGATCGCCGGTCACCCGAAGTACCAGGTGACCTCCGGCGAGGTGCTGCTCGACGGCGAGAACGTCCTCGAGATGAGCGTCGACGAGCGCGCCCGCGCGGGCCTGTTCCTGGCGATGCAGTACCCGGTCGAGGTCCCCGGCGTCTCGATGTCCAACTTCCTCCGCACCGCGGCCACCGCGGTCCGCGGCGAAGCTCCCAAGCTTCGCCTGTGGGTCAAGGAGGTCAAGGAGGAGATGGGCAAGCTCGAGATCTCGCAGGAGTTCGCCGAGCGCTCGGTCAACGAGGGCTTCTCCGGTGGCGAGAAGAAGCGCCACGAGATCCTGCAGCTGGCGTTGCTCAAGCCGAAGTTCGCCATCCTCGACGAGACCGACTCCGGTCTCGACGTCGACGCCCTGCGCGTCGTCTCCGAGGGTGTCAACGCCTACAAGGCTTCGAGCGAGGTCGGCGTCATGCTGATCACGCACTACACCCGGATCCTGCGGCACATCACGCCGGACTTCGTGCACGTCTTCGCCGGCGGCCAGATCGTCGAGTCGGGCGGCAAGGAGCTGGCCGACGAGCTGGAGGAGCACGGCTACGTCAAGTACGCCGGCAAGCCCGAGCCGGCCGCGCTCTGACGCTTTTCCCAGTACTACACCGAGAACGAGAGGAGTCGGCCCGATGACCACCACCTCGGCCAGCTCTGTTCCCCTGGACGTCGCCGCGCTGCGCGCCGACTTCCCGATCCTGTCGCGCACCGTTCGCGACGGGAAACCCTTGGTGTACCTGGACTCCGGGGCGACGTCGCAACGCCCGACGCCGGTGTTCGACGCCGAACGCGATTACGTCTTCACGTCGAACTCCGCCGTCCACCGCGGTGCGCACCAGCTGTCCGAAGAGGCCACCGACGCCTACGAGTCCGCGCGCGCCAAGGTCGCGGAGTTCGTCGGCGCCGACCCCGAGGAACTGGTGTTCACCAAGAACGCGACCGAGGGCATCAACCTCGTCGCGTACTCGATGAGCAACGCCGCCACGGCCGGTCCGGAAGCCGCGCGCTTCCGGGTCGGCCCGGGCGACGAGATCGTCATCACCGAGATGGAGCACCACGCGAACCTCGTGCCGTGGCAGCAACTGTGCCAGCGCACCGGGGCCACGCTGAAGTGGTTCAAGGTGACCGCGGACGGTCGGCTCGACCTGTCCGATGTGGACGAACTCATCACCTCGAAGACCAAGGTCGTCGCGTTCGCGCACCAGTCGAACGTGCTCGGTACGGTCAACCCCGTCTCGCTGCTCGTCGAGAAGGCGAAGGCCGTCGGCGCGCTGACCGTGCTCGACGCCTGCCAGTCGGTGCCGCACTTCGCCGTCGACTTCCACGCGCTGGGCGTCGATTTCGCGGTGTTCTCCGGGCACAAGATGCTCGGCCCGTCGGGCATCGGTGTCCTCTACGGACGTACCGAGCTGCTGTCGGCGATGCCGCCGTTCCTCACCGGCGGGTCGATGATCGAGATGGTCCGCATGGAGGGCTCCACCTTCGCTCCGCCGCCGCAGCGGTTCGAGGCGGGCGTGCCGATGACGTCGCAGGCCATCGGCCTCGGCGCGGCCGTCGACTACCTCTCGGCCATCGGCATGGACCGGATCGCGGCGCACGAGCACGAGCTCGCCGCGGCCGCCCTCGACGGCATCGGGGCCATCCCGGGCGTCCGGATCGTCGGGCCCACCGACTTGAAGGACCGCGGCGCGACCGTGTCGTTCGTGATCGACGGCGTGCACCCGCACGACGCCGGCCAGGTGCTCGACAGCCTCGGCATCGCCGTCCGCGTCGGCCACCACTGCGCGTGGCCGCTGCACCGCGCGTGCGGCGCGCAGGCGACCGTGCGGGCGTCGTTCTACCTGTACAACACGCTGTCCGAAGTGGACGCCCTGGTCGCGGGTGTTCGCGAGGCCCAGAAGTTCTTCGGGGTGGCCCAAGAGGTGACACAGTGAACCTGGAAAGCATGTACCAGGAGATCATCCTGGACCACTACAAGCGCCCGCACGGCCGCGGCCTGCGGGACCCGTTCGACGCCGAGTCGTTCCAGGTCAACCCGACCTGCGGTGACGAGGTGACGCTGCGGGTCAAGCTCGACGACGGGAAGGTCGCCGACGTCTCCTACGACGGCCAGGGCTGTTCCATCAGCCAGGCCTCGACGTCGGTCATGACGGACCTGGTCGTGGGGCACACCCTCGAGGAAGCGTTCACCACCATGGACGCCTTCGTCGAACTGATGCAGGGCAAGGGAAAGGTCGAACCGGACGAGGAAGTGCTGGAGGACGGCATCGCCTTCGCGGGCGTCGCCAAGTACCCGGCCAGGGTCAAGTGCGCCCTCCTCGGTTGGATGGCCTTCAAGGACGCCGTCGCCCGGACCACCAGTGGAGTTGAGAAAGCATGACCGAAGAGACCGCCACTCGTGAGGGGCGCACCGCCGCCGACCTCGACGCCGAGACCACCGCGACGCAGGACATCGAGCTCGCGAAGCTCGAGGACGTCGAGGAGGCCATGCGCGACGTCGTCGACCCGGAACTCGGGATCAACGTCGTCGACCTCGGCCTCGTCTACGACATCCGCGTCGAGCCGGACAACAGCGCGACGATCGACATGACGCTCACGTCGGCGGCCTGCCCGCTGACCGACGTCATCGAGGACCAGACGTCGGCCGCGCTGACGTCGGGCGGCCTCGTCAAGGACTTCCGGATCAACTGGGTCTGGATGCCGCCGTGGGGCCCGGAGAAGATCACCGAGGACGGCCGAGAGCAGCTGCGCGCCCTCGGCTTCACCGTCTGACTTTCGTCGCATCGAGCGGGTCACCCTCCGGGGTGGCCCGCTTTGTGTATAACGACTTATATCGCGCGTGCCAGGTCAGCGCGTAGACAACGAGGGCGACGGCGAACCCGGTGCAGGCGCCGGTGGCGAGCAGGTAGGTCGCGTTGCCGACGACGCCCGCGCGGGTCATCGGGTCGTGGTGGGCCAGGAACGGCAGGACGCTCGTCAGGACGCCGGCCAGCGCGCCGGCGAGGAGGAGCGCCACCACCGGCCCGCGGTGGCGAGTGGCTCTCGGCGCCGGTTTGGTGGGCGCGCCGCGGTACCACTTCCGCAGCCACCAGCCGAGGATCCCGGCCCCGGCGATCGTGCTGACGAGCTGGATCAGGCGTCCGACGTCGACGCCGGTGACGAGCGGGATCCGCAGGAACGGGAACCCGTCGTTCTCGTGGGTGAAGGCGTCCCAGCCGACGTGCGTGGCGGCGCCGATGACCAGCGACAGGGCGATCCAGCCCGGTCGTTTCCAGCTGAAGTCGCGGGGGAGCCGTTCGGCCAGGGCTTTCGGGGCCAGGGCCAGCAGGGGCCGCTTCAGGACGACCTGGAAGAGCGCGAGGATCACCAGCGCGAGGAGCGGGTCGAG
This genomic window contains:
- a CDS encoding DUF4184 family protein, with the protein product MPFTLSHPAAVLPLARRPLVSSALVAGSVAPDVFWFVPRLPGVGLTKTHELTSVLWLDPLLALVILALFQVVLKRPLLALAPKALAERLPRDFSWKRPGWIALSLVIGAATHVGWDAFTHENDGFPFLRIPLVTGVDVGRLIQLVSTIAGAGILGWWLRKWYRGAPTKPAPRATRHRGPVVALLLAGALAGVLTSVLPFLAHHDPMTRAGVVGNATYLLATGACTGFAVALVVYALTWHARYKSLYTKRATPEGDPLDATKVRR
- a CDS encoding metalloregulator ArsR/SmtB family transcription factor gives rise to the protein MKKTAAADQVGGDTPRTAVNAVPSQVSAEGKTRSEVARLLLEQGPMTAVVVAEQLGISPAAVRRHLDALLADGEAETRDAPRRGPRGRGRPAKLFLLTEAGRARFGHAYDDLAVSAIRFLAEHAGEDAVRAFAERRVASLVEPHRLAITGSSDPAARAEALATALTREGYAASTRQVGAPAAGQNVGAQLCQHHCPVAHVAAEFPQLCEAETEAFAKLLGTHVQRLATIARGDSACTTHVPASAGQPAHPEPVSTKPSRAAEPLPSGRTARIPNGGKPA
- the sufD gene encoding Fe-S cluster assembly protein SufD codes for the protein MSVTENNVSEAIREGAVIPAASRAERFTSYDVEAFEVPGGREENWRFTPMKRLRGLHDGSAPATGEITLDLDAAPELTIETVGRDDARLGQAGVPSDRIAAQAYSSFTKATVVTVPKETKASKPSVLRIHGPGEGKVAYGHLQVRAEAFAEAVVVLDHVGSGTYADNVEFVIGDGAKVTVVSVQDWADDAVHVSEQHLKLGRDAALRHTVITLGGDLVRVSPTATFADKGGDVDMLGVYFADGGQHQEHRLFVDHAVPNCKSRVGYKGALQGEGAHTVWIGDVLIRAAAEATDTYEFNRNLVLTPGARADSVPNLEIETGEIEGAGHASATGRFDDEQLFYLQSRGIAEEAARRLVVRGFFHEILVKIDVPEVRERLEAAIEAELEAVGA
- the mptB gene encoding polyprenol phosphomannose-dependent alpha 1,6 mannosyltransferase MptB produces the protein MADIVTGSAHPVTLSPVEPRVPLPLEGDERRALNVVRRFGTVGSLFLALGSLGAGAAPVINPVQEIPVLRLFTRIPTVSLAIAISGMGILVLSWLMLGKFARPDRARLASQGQLARTIALWVLPLLVIPPLFSRDVYSYLAQSEIVHRGMDPYTLGPAQALGVADPFTAGVSNMWRETPAPYGPLVLRLGGWLAPISGQSIALGVLLQRVLALAGVVLIVWALPRLARRFGVQPATALWLGALNPLLIFHFVAGAHNDALAIGLMLAGLEVGIRRLPIRVKGDTPPPLAPGELLYIGLGVAIITLGVAVKVPAVFALPFFAVMVARRWHGRLKDLFLAGAPMAAWFGVVLAVVCFGSGLGFGWVGATFNTPGLVRAWISPTAELANLSGVLGIALGLGNHTNALVPILGALGYLVAVAITFKFLWDSFKWRYRPIIGLGVSLGAVMILQINLQPWYVLWAVIPLAAAAGTSRFRVAATVLSAALPFLLPPTGSTFDGRPYVLPFAYVAAIVVCGAGMLVVRRLAPVLLSRPSPRLPAQADAVS
- a CDS encoding metal-sulfur cluster assembly factor — encoded protein: MTEETATREGRTAADLDAETTATQDIELAKLEDVEEAMRDVVDPELGINVVDLGLVYDIRVEPDNSATIDMTLTSAACPLTDVIEDQTSAALTSGGLVKDFRINWVWMPPWGPEKITEDGREQLRALGFTV
- a CDS encoding cysteine desulfurase, encoding MTTTSASSVPLDVAALRADFPILSRTVRDGKPLVYLDSGATSQRPTPVFDAERDYVFTSNSAVHRGAHQLSEEATDAYESARAKVAEFVGADPEELVFTKNATEGINLVAYSMSNAATAGPEAARFRVGPGDEIVITEMEHHANLVPWQQLCQRTGATLKWFKVTADGRLDLSDVDELITSKTKVVAFAHQSNVLGTVNPVSLLVEKAKAVGALTVLDACQSVPHFAVDFHALGVDFAVFSGHKMLGPSGIGVLYGRTELLSAMPPFLTGGSMIEMVRMEGSTFAPPPQRFEAGVPMTSQAIGLGAAVDYLSAIGMDRIAAHEHELAAAALDGIGAIPGVRIVGPTDLKDRGATVSFVIDGVHPHDAGQVLDSLGIAVRVGHHCAWPLHRACGAQATVRASFYLYNTLSEVDALVAGVREAQKFFGVAQEVTQ
- the sufU gene encoding Fe-S cluster assembly sulfur transfer protein SufU, which produces MNLESMYQEIILDHYKRPHGRGLRDPFDAESFQVNPTCGDEVTLRVKLDDGKVADVSYDGQGCSISQASTSVMTDLVVGHTLEEAFTTMDAFVELMQGKGKVEPDEEVLEDGIAFAGVAKYPARVKCALLGWMAFKDAVARTTSGVEKA
- the sufC gene encoding Fe-S cluster assembly ATPase SufC, translating into MATLEIKDLHASVNTDEGAKEILKGVNLTIKSGETHAIMGPNGSGKSTLSYAIAGHPKYQVTSGEVLLDGENVLEMSVDERARAGLFLAMQYPVEVPGVSMSNFLRTAATAVRGEAPKLRLWVKEVKEEMGKLEISQEFAERSVNEGFSGGEKKRHEILQLALLKPKFAILDETDSGLDVDALRVVSEGVNAYKASSEVGVMLITHYTRILRHITPDFVHVFAGGQIVESGGKELADELEEHGYVKYAGKPEPAAL
- a CDS encoding ABC transporter ATP-binding protein, with translation MSAPAVEITGLVKSYGSTCAVDGLDLHMERGGLLALLGPNGAGKTTTVEICEGFLKPDAGSVRVLGLDPHRESAALRPRLGIMPQGGGAYPGVRADEMLKLVASCAASPLDPAWLLDILGLASVRRTPFKRLSGGQQQRLSLACALVGRPELLFLDEPTAGMDPQARRLVWDLLAALRADGVSVLLTTHLMEEAEALADTVVIMDHGKVVVSGAPHTLTIDESGTAGLRFKARTRLDTKLLTAALPEGYDVRESAPGTYVVVGSVDPQVVSTVTAWCAQQGVLPEELQVGRRTLEEVFLELTGRELRA
- the sufB gene encoding Fe-S cluster assembly protein SufB, producing the protein MTAAAEQRTPTTAPLSQEETIESLGKYAFGWADSDVAGASARRGLNEDVVTDISGKKSEPEWMREARLKALKLFEKKPMPNWGADLSGIDFENIKYFVRSSEKQATSWEELPEDIKNTYDRLGIPEAEKQRLVAGVAAQYESEVVYHSIREDLEKQGVLFLDTDTALKTHPELFEEYFGSVIPAGDNKFSALNTAVWSGGSFIYVPKGVKVDIPLQAYFRINTENMGQFERTLIIVDEDAYVHYVEGCTAPIYQSDSLHSAVVEIIVKKGARCRYTTIQNWSNNVYNLVTKRAKCEEGATMEWIDGNIGSKVTMKYPSVFLMGEHAKGEVLSVAFAGEGQHQDAGAKMEHLAPYTSSTIVSKSVARGGGRTSYRGLVRVAKRAHHSRSSVVCDALLVDTISRSDTYPYVDIRNDEVSMGHEATVSKVSEEQLFYLMSRGLDEAEAMAMIVRGFVEPIARELPMEYALELNRLIELQMEGSVG
- a CDS encoding ABC transporter permease produces the protein MLRTHARVEASLTLRHGEQVLLTLLIPLALLIGLSLLDILPASQLGSTSKVDWITPRILALAVMSSAFTGQAIALGFDRRYGVLKRLSATALPRWLLVAGRLIAALVVVLLQAVVIGVVAAFLGWSPSVSGLASAVLLLVLGTLAFGALGVLLGGALRAEAVLALANIVWFVLLLAGGILLAPAALPSGMAVVVELLPSGALAEGMRAALVDGSFALGPIVVLVVWAVVAGALASRTTKLT